The Sagittula sp. P11 genome window below encodes:
- a CDS encoding CPBP family intramembrane glutamic endopeptidase, which translates to MKRESYAPHAVLTLPTFHRCELWRLVLGLVLATVIMFGLTRGIIALISGIVGPDRFPAVLSMITSGRDPWGLLAQLSLMGAMGIGAIVVAETLHGRTAGSLFGPARLFWPQFLRVAAVLVALNVVIALLPPWPLQMASEPGLPPGQWLALLPLTIGALLVQTASEEVLFRGYFQSTLAARVKWPAVWLILPSLAFGLGHYAPDVWGSNAVPIALWAVAFGLAAADLTARSGSLGPAIAFHLVNNFVAIGVMSLQGDLSGLALTKLPYGPEDEAALAAILPVDLATLFVSWLAARLALRV; encoded by the coding sequence ATGAAGCGCGAAAGCTACGCGCCCCACGCGGTCCTCACCCTGCCCACATTCCACCGCTGCGAGCTGTGGCGGCTGGTGCTGGGACTTGTGCTCGCGACCGTCATCATGTTCGGGCTGACGCGGGGCATCATCGCGCTCATCAGCGGCATCGTCGGCCCGGATCGGTTCCCGGCGGTGTTGAGCATGATCACCTCCGGGCGGGACCCATGGGGGCTTCTGGCGCAACTGTCGCTGATGGGGGCCATGGGCATCGGCGCCATCGTCGTGGCCGAAACCCTGCACGGACGCACTGCCGGCAGCCTGTTCGGTCCGGCGCGGCTGTTCTGGCCACAGTTCCTGCGGGTCGCGGCCGTACTGGTGGCGCTGAACGTCGTGATCGCGCTGCTGCCGCCCTGGCCGCTGCAGATGGCGTCGGAGCCGGGCCTGCCGCCCGGGCAGTGGCTGGCGCTGCTGCCACTGACGATCGGCGCGCTGCTGGTCCAGACCGCATCGGAAGAGGTGCTGTTCCGCGGCTATTTCCAGAGCACGCTGGCCGCGAGGGTGAAATGGCCTGCCGTCTGGCTGATCCTGCCCTCGCTGGCCTTCGGCCTGGGGCACTATGCGCCGGACGTCTGGGGCAGCAATGCGGTGCCCATCGCGCTGTGGGCCGTGGCCTTCGGTCTGGCCGCCGCCGACCTGACGGCGCGGTCGGGCAGCCTTGGCCCCGCCATCGCCTTTCACCTCGTCAACAACTTCGTGGCCATCGGCGTGATGTCCCTGCAGGGCGACCTCTCGGGCCTGGCGCTGACGAAGCTGCCCTACGGGCCGGAGGACGAGGCGGCACTGGCCGCGATCCTGCCTGTCGACCTTGCAACGCTCTTCGTAAGCTGGCTCGCCGCGCGTCTCGCCTTACGCGTATAG
- a CDS encoding fatty acid desaturase family protein: protein MTPGKAYLTSEEIRALSQRSDAWGLALVAHAWALILGSVWLFTLWPNPLTFVLAVIVIGSRQLGLAILMHEAAHNALFRTRAWNEWAGAWLCGRPILADLASYRHYHLMHHRHTQTDKDPDLKLSAPFPTTRASLRRKLIRDLTGQTGIRQRAAQIAFAFRLAGETEGVSSQDLAQAFSGPVLGKALIVNAVLFALFWALFGWWTWFAFWLLPLLTWFQLVLRVRNIAEHGAVEKSEDPLRNTRTTLAGPLERLLVAPYWVNYHLEHHLVMHVPAYRLPMLHRMLRDKGLGERMTQANGYLDVLRQASARG, encoded by the coding sequence ATGACACCGGGAAAAGCCTACCTGACGAGCGAGGAGATTCGGGCGCTGTCGCAGCGGTCCGACGCCTGGGGTCTGGCGCTTGTGGCGCACGCCTGGGCGCTGATCCTCGGCAGCGTCTGGCTGTTCACCCTGTGGCCCAATCCCCTGACCTTCGTGCTTGCGGTGATCGTCATCGGTTCGCGTCAACTGGGGCTGGCGATCCTGATGCACGAGGCGGCGCACAACGCCCTGTTCAGGACACGCGCCTGGAACGAATGGGCGGGGGCGTGGCTGTGCGGGCGACCGATCCTCGCCGATCTGGCCAGCTACCGGCATTACCACCTGATGCACCACCGGCACACGCAGACCGACAAGGACCCCGACCTGAAGCTCTCGGCGCCGTTCCCGACCACGCGCGCCTCTCTGCGCCGCAAGCTGATCCGCGATCTGACCGGGCAGACCGGCATCAGGCAGCGTGCAGCCCAGATCGCCTTTGCCTTCCGCCTCGCCGGAGAGACGGAGGGCGTGTCGAGCCAGGACCTCGCGCAGGCGTTCAGTGGGCCTGTGCTGGGCAAGGCCCTGATCGTCAACGCCGTCCTGTTCGCGCTGTTCTGGGCGCTGTTCGGCTGGTGGACGTGGTTCGCCTTCTGGCTCCTGCCGCTGCTGACGTGGTTCCAGCTTGTCCTCAGGGTGCGCAACATCGCCGAACACGGCGCGGTCGAGAAGTCCGAGGACCCATTGCGCAACACCCGGACCACACTTGCCGGACCTCTGGAACGGCTGCTGGTCGCGCCCTACTGGGTCAACTATCATCTGGAGCATCACCTGGTGATGCACGTTCCGGCCTACAGGCTGCCGATGCTTCACCGCATGCTGCGCGACAAGGGGCTGGGCGAACGGATGACACAGGCAAACGGCTATCTCGACGTGCTCCGGCAGGCGAGCGCGCGAGGTTGA
- a CDS encoding AEC family transporter → MLAIFLKTLPFFGLIGLGYGAARIRFFSEEASAHLTKFVFYFALSAMLFRFSANLSFDEIFEPRLASAYLWGTGVTYAIGMLIAFARGLDTQTAAIEAQCAAIGNTGFLGVPMLALLLGQEAVGPIILILSIDLIVFSSALTLIVTAAREGSMSLRIFQKLAVGLLKNPMIVSIAAGLMVSATGLGLHDVLDSFFSTLGAAATPGALFAIGASLASKSAERLQIAAWLSFAKLILHPLFVGLGVYLFFPVDAYRASVAVSAAALPVAGNVFILAQHYGIAPQRVSASILISTAASILTVSAIIALVATTPL, encoded by the coding sequence ATGCTGGCGATCTTCCTCAAGACGTTACCTTTCTTCGGCCTGATCGGTCTTGGCTACGGGGCCGCGCGCATCCGCTTCTTCTCGGAGGAAGCGAGCGCGCACCTGACGAAGTTCGTCTTCTACTTCGCATTGTCGGCGATGCTGTTCCGGTTCTCGGCCAACCTGTCCTTCGACGAGATCTTCGAACCCCGGCTGGCGTCCGCGTATCTCTGGGGCACGGGCGTCACCTACGCCATCGGTATGCTGATCGCCTTCGCGCGCGGGCTGGACACCCAGACCGCCGCGATCGAGGCGCAATGCGCGGCCATCGGCAACACCGGCTTCCTCGGCGTGCCCATGCTGGCGCTGCTGCTGGGACAGGAGGCGGTGGGCCCGATCATCCTGATCCTGTCCATCGACCTGATCGTCTTTTCCTCGGCGCTGACCCTGATCGTCACGGCGGCGCGGGAAGGGTCCATGTCGCTGCGCATCTTCCAGAAGCTGGCGGTCGGGCTGCTGAAGAACCCGATGATCGTCTCCATCGCCGCCGGGCTCATGGTGTCGGCCACCGGGCTGGGGCTGCATGACGTGCTGGACAGCTTCTTTTCGACGTTGGGCGCGGCGGCGACGCCGGGGGCGCTGTTCGCCATCGGCGCCTCGCTCGCGTCCAAGTCGGCAGAGCGGCTGCAGATCGCGGCCTGGCTGTCGTTTGCCAAGCTGATCCTGCACCCGCTGTTCGTCGGACTGGGCGTCTACCTGTTCTTCCCGGTCGACGCCTACCGCGCGTCGGTCGCCGTGTCGGCGGCGGCGCTGCCCGTCGCGGGCAACGTCTTCATCCTGGCGCAGCACTACGGCATCGCGCCACAGCGGGTCTCTGCCTCGATCCTGATCTCGACCGCGGCGTCGATCCTGACCGTCTCGGCGATCATCGCGCTCGTGGCCACCACCCCGCTCTGA
- a CDS encoding NYN domain-containing protein — MPNDTRLLAVLIDGDNTSPKYARALFDEIASLGEASVRRVYGDFGSQQMNGWSRVTAEYGLVPLHSPANTVGKNASDISLVIDAMDLMHTERFDGFVLVSSDSDFTRLASRIREQGLDVYGMGMQKTPDAFRKACKRFIYLENIDSAPEESKDIKTDKRPMTEARDLIFKAMDSIDGDDDWYKLGDIGQVITAANPDFDTRTYGKRKLSDLVKALKVFETRNSASQLLVRRVD, encoded by the coding sequence ATGCCCAATGATACACGCCTGCTGGCCGTACTGATCGACGGGGACAACACCTCCCCGAAATATGCGAGGGCGCTTTTCGACGAGATCGCCTCGCTGGGCGAGGCCTCCGTCCGACGGGTCTACGGCGATTTCGGCAGCCAGCAGATGAACGGCTGGAGCCGGGTCACCGCGGAATACGGCCTTGTGCCGCTGCACTCGCCCGCGAACACCGTGGGCAAGAACGCCTCTGACATCTCGCTGGTGATCGACGCCATGGACCTGATGCACACCGAGCGGTTCGACGGCTTCGTGCTGGTCAGCTCGGATTCGGACTTCACCCGGCTGGCGAGCCGGATCCGCGAACAGGGCCTCGATGTCTACGGCATGGGGATGCAGAAGACGCCTGACGCTTTCCGCAAGGCCTGCAAGCGTTTCATCTACCTCGAGAACATCGACAGCGCGCCGGAAGAATCGAAGGACATCAAGACCGACAAGCGGCCGATGACGGAGGCGCGCGACCTGATCTTCAAGGCGATGGATTCGATCGACGGCGACGACGACTGGTACAAGCTGGGTGACATCGGGCAGGTCATCACCGCGGCCAACCCCGACTTCGACACCCGGACATACGGCAAGCGCAAGCTGTCGGACCTCGTGAAGGCGCTCAAGGTGTTCGAGACCCGGAACTCCGCCAGCCAGCTGCTGGTGCGGCGCGTCGACTGA
- a CDS encoding GNAT family N-acetyltransferase: protein MLEPVFRAGDTYAIDTDIPKDAALAYWFGPERTVFVCEEAGALLGTYYIVRNQKGGGSHVCNCGYVTAEAARGGGVARAMLAHSLEVAPGMGFTAMQYNCVVSSNTRAVKTWEQAGFETVGRLPGAFRLPSGVAVDALVMFRTL, encoded by the coding sequence ATGCTGGAGCCGGTGTTCCGCGCAGGTGACACCTATGCCATCGACACCGACATACCGAAGGACGCAGCACTGGCCTACTGGTTCGGGCCGGAGCGCACCGTGTTCGTCTGCGAGGAGGCGGGCGCGCTCCTGGGCACATACTACATCGTGCGCAACCAGAAGGGCGGCGGCAGCCACGTCTGCAACTGCGGCTACGTCACGGCAGAGGCGGCGCGGGGCGGGGGCGTCGCGCGCGCCATGCTGGCCCATTCGCTGGAGGTGGCGCCGGGGATGGGCTTCACGGCCATGCAGTACAATTGCGTCGTGTCCAGCAACACAAGGGCCGTGAAGACCTGGGAACAGGCCGGCTTCGAGACGGTCGGCCGCCTGCCCGGAGCCTTCCGGCTGCCATCCGGCGTGGCGGTGGATGCGCTGGTGATGTTCCGCACCCTGTGA
- a CDS encoding potassium channel family protein, with product MRNRIRELYVGESTRAHRFRYALLAFDIGTILFVIATSFTEHGPFFEAIDAFFGVVILIEFGMRLWISTNRWRLMTRLTTLADLVAIVSFLAPLAGEGLGFLRVMRTLRLLHTYHLSEQLKRDFPYFRRNGDIVLAVLNLGVFIFVMTGLVYATQYNVNPQIRNYADALYFTVTALTTTGFGDIVLQGSVGRLISVVVMLFGITLFLRLVQVLFRPNKVRCECEECGLVLHDADAVHCKHCGTVMHIRTEGQS from the coding sequence ATGAGGAACAGGATCCGGGAGCTCTATGTCGGCGAAAGCACGCGTGCGCACCGGTTCCGCTACGCGTTGCTGGCTTTCGACATCGGCACGATCCTGTTCGTGATCGCCACCTCCTTCACCGAGCACGGGCCCTTTTTCGAAGCGATCGACGCGTTCTTTGGCGTGGTCATCCTGATTGAGTTCGGGATGCGGTTGTGGATTTCGACCAACCGCTGGCGGCTGATGACCCGGCTCACCACGCTGGCGGACCTCGTGGCCATCGTGTCCTTCCTTGCGCCGCTGGCGGGCGAGGGGCTGGGATTCCTTCGGGTGATGCGGACGCTCCGGCTCCTGCACACCTACCACCTGTCGGAACAGTTGAAGCGCGACTTCCCCTACTTCCGCCGCAACGGGGATATCGTCCTCGCTGTACTGAACCTCGGGGTCTTCATCTTCGTGATGACCGGGCTGGTCTACGCGACGCAGTACAACGTGAACCCCCAGATCCGGAACTACGCCGACGCGCTGTATTTCACGGTGACGGCGCTGACGACCACCGGGTTCGGGGACATCGTGTTGCAGGGGTCAGTGGGACGTCTGATCTCGGTCGTCGTCATGCTATTCGGCATCACGCTGTTCCTGCGGCTGGTGCAGGTGCTGTTCCGGCCCAACAAGGTGCGGTGCGAGTGCGAGGAATGCGGGCTGGTCCTGCACGATGCCGACGCGGTCCACTGCAAGCACTGCGGGACCGTGATGCACATCAGGACCGAAGGGCAGTCCTGA